A window of Elusimicrobiota bacterium genomic DNA:
CGAAAGTTACCCGAGTTTCCGCAGATTTAATCGTAAAATTAGTAAGGACAGGTTCAAATCCGTTTGGTTTATATTTTGACGTTACGTAAAAACGGCCTTTGCGCAAGGCGTCCAGCGCGTTTTCTTTTGTCAATTTGTCTACAAGTAAAATATTTTTGTTCAGGTTAAGGTAATTGTTTTGAACTCCGTCGTTGATATAATCCAGCTCGCCAATAGCCCATTCAGGTTTCTTTCTTTTGTTTTCGCAATATTCAATTAATGCCTGGTCCCAATAACCGCCGGCATTTCCGGCCATATTTGCGCCTTCCCAGAAATAAGCGAACCCTGTAAAATCCCTGGTGGTAAGAAGTATTTCAGGATAGGGGGATGACTGAAGCGATACAGGCCAGAAGCTGTAGGGTTCTTTCCAGTTTCTTGCTTCAGGATGAGCCCAGAACACAAGTCCATTTTGAGTGTTTACATAATTTATCAAATTTTGATATGGAAGTTCGCCAAGATTGGTTGAATAAGCGTTGAAGGGGTAATTTTTAAAAGGGAAATTGTAAATCAACAATAGCAATGAAATAGCAATAAAACAAAATTTTACTTTAGGCCTGCCGCTTATCAATAACCCTAACAGCAACAAAAGTACAGGCCACAAAAGCAGAGGATCAAACTCTCTGGCGGACGGATTGTTTATTATCGGGAGTTTTTTATATTTTTCAGCAGTATCAAGGCCTATAATTGTCATGTGCTTGTGCCATCCGCGCAGGACAAGGTTTTTTGTGAACGGGCTTCCGGTCCAATAATGGTAAGCCGAAGATTCAACCCCGGGGATGATTATTATTTCGGGGTATTTTTCCTGCAGGCGTTTTATTTCTGCCAGATATTTGTCTGTGCCGATTAGAAACACCGAATTTTTCTCGACAGTTTTTTTAATAATT
This region includes:
- a CDS encoding PHP domain-containing protein, whose product is MKNFKIIFFCILALLLLSVSNLLHAYKQVSCVTHIHSTFSDSGKLSLEQIIKKAKDYHVDVVIPTDHDLEKIEYGLWPFRKIIKKTVEKNSVFLIGTDKYLAEIKRLQEKYPEIIIIPGVESSAYHYWTGSPFTKNLVLRGWHKHMTIIGLDTAEKYKKLPIINNPSAREFDPLLLWPVLLLLLGLLISGRPKVKFCFIAISLLLLIYNFPFKNYPFNAYSTNLGELPYQNLINYVNTQNGLVFWAHPEARNWKEPYSFWPVSLQSSPYPEILLTTRDFTGFAYFWEGANMAGNAGGYWDQALIEYCENKRKKPEWAIGELDYINDGVQNNYLNLNKNILLVDKLTKENALDALRKGRFYVTSKYKPNGFEPVLTNFTIKSAETRVTFGESLHYRGKVKIFFTISTSDNSHRKLKTRFIEDGKIINTITKESPANIEFEFQPVKNHTYCRIEIDMENSTKLVTNPIFLYND